Within the Micromonospora citrea genome, the region GCCGCAACCGGGCAGCTGGACAACAACCGGCGGCTGCAGGTCATCCGTCGGGAGATCGCCCGGATCTACACGATCATGCGTGAGCGCGAGCTGGGTCTCTCGGCCGCGCCGACTGAGGTGACT harbors:
- the rpmC gene encoding 50S ribosomal protein L29: MAAGVKASELRELSEEELVTKLREAKAELFNLRVQAATGQLDNNRRLQVIRREIARIYTIMRERELGLSAAPTEVTAS